In a single window of the Hydrogenobaculum sp. 3684 genome:
- a CDS encoding FeoA family protein, whose amino-acid sequence MRLVEATQDKELKIKGYVVKGHNENPGWKRKLISMGIVPGVSVKILRKDDRNMILKVYNSRISICNCLADKVEVE is encoded by the coding sequence ATGAGGTTAGTTGAAGCTACACAAGATAAAGAGCTAAAGATAAAGGGATACGTTGTAAAAGGTCACAACGAAAATCCAGGCTGGAAGAGAAAGCTCATAAGCATGGGTATAGTACCTGGAGTAAGCGTAAAAATCCTTAGAAAAGACGACAGAAATATGATACTAAAAGTCTACAATTCAAGGATATCTATATGTAACTGCCTTGCGGATAAAGTTGAAGTAGAATGA
- the feoB gene encoding ferrous iron transport protein B, producing MKKIELAFVGNPNVGKSTIINNVAKTSLKVGNWPGVTVRKTEATLLYKDYEFHIIDLPGTYSLDYTSEDVAVTTDFLINNPPDIIVNIIEATNLERSLILTAELIELKIPMVIVLNMWDEALKLGIDINIKKLSELIGVDVISAIGTKEDLKDRLLESIVSTYEQKKIPKDLRYSDITEKAINDILSFCAVPPNKNIPPRFFAMKILERIIPCDCCNEIILKLENDLKENIYDILKKDIYGVAHFISSSVVKRSFKDEIELTEILDKFALHPFFGLLIFVVVMYLMFKLSFDVSYPISNWIGDFESSFLHPLVYKLFPKAPYIVKSFVSGAILDGVGFVISFAPLVGALFVGLSVLELSGYLPRVPIIFDRFVSKFGVDGRGILPFMLGFGCNVPAIMALKILEDKRSKLIVAAMIPFTSCPARFVVFAFFGAIFFKNPAPIILFLYLLGIFFSILTAIVMNKVLPKTESLPMILELPPYRKPPLKIVLNIAFVELKGFLKRAGTFIFASTVVVWAFLHIPPNTNVKDTVAGKIGGALVYVFKPIGIEDWRATTSLVPAFLAREIIISSMGAIYSASAKEDYSNFNIEKSFKEQMISLENALKNTAIAFVSPGFSNVFTKESTDSSTIKAIRDSLSPYGALSFMVFVLLYTSCIATVSILKSEFGTKFAMLFLTYSFVLGWAVAFVIYRLSMVLHVF from the coding sequence ATGAAAAAAATAGAGCTGGCTTTTGTTGGCAATCCAAACGTTGGAAAATCCACCATAATAAACAACGTAGCAAAAACCTCATTAAAAGTTGGCAATTGGCCGGGCGTCACCGTAAGAAAGACAGAAGCTACATTGCTCTATAAAGATTATGAATTTCATATCATAGATTTACCAGGCACTTACTCTTTGGATTATACATCAGAAGATGTGGCTGTTACCACAGATTTTTTGATAAACAACCCTCCTGATATAATAGTAAATATCATAGAAGCCACAAACTTGGAACGTTCTCTAATATTGACTGCTGAGTTGATAGAGCTAAAAATACCTATGGTAATAGTGCTAAATATGTGGGATGAAGCGTTAAAACTTGGGATAGATATAAATATAAAAAAGCTCTCAGAACTCATAGGCGTTGATGTAATAAGTGCCATAGGTACGAAAGAGGATTTAAAAGACAGACTTTTAGAAAGTATAGTATCTACTTATGAACAAAAGAAAATACCAAAAGACCTAAGATACTCAGATATCACAGAAAAAGCCATAAACGATATCTTATCTTTCTGTGCCGTACCACCCAATAAAAATATACCACCTAGATTTTTTGCCATGAAGATACTCGAGCGTATAATCCCCTGCGATTGTTGCAACGAAATCATATTAAAACTTGAAAACGATTTGAAGGAAAATATCTACGATATACTTAAAAAAGATATATACGGTGTTGCTCACTTTATAAGTTCAAGCGTTGTAAAAAGAAGCTTTAAAGACGAGATAGAATTAACGGAAATCCTCGATAAGTTTGCTCTTCATCCTTTTTTTGGGCTTTTGATATTTGTAGTAGTGATGTATCTAATGTTTAAACTATCTTTTGATGTGAGCTATCCTATATCAAACTGGATAGGAGATTTTGAAAGCTCGTTTTTACATCCTTTGGTTTATAAGCTTTTCCCAAAAGCTCCATACATAGTAAAAAGTTTTGTATCAGGTGCAATATTAGACGGTGTTGGTTTTGTAATAAGCTTTGCACCCCTTGTGGGGGCTTTGTTTGTTGGGCTTTCTGTGTTGGAGCTATCTGGCTATCTTCCAAGAGTACCTATTATTTTTGATAGGTTTGTATCTAAGTTTGGAGTAGATGGACGTGGGATACTTCCTTTTATGCTTGGTTTTGGTTGCAATGTACCCGCTATTATGGCACTTAAAATATTAGAAGATAAACGCTCAAAGCTTATAGTGGCAGCGATGATACCATTTACCAGTTGCCCAGCGAGGTTTGTGGTGTTTGCTTTTTTTGGAGCAATATTTTTCAAAAACCCTGCTCCTATAATCTTATTTTTATACTTACTTGGTATATTTTTTAGCATACTAACGGCTATAGTTATGAACAAGGTTTTACCAAAAACAGAAAGCTTACCAATGATATTAGAGCTTCCTCCTTATAGAAAACCCCCATTAAAGATAGTCTTAAACATAGCCTTTGTAGAATTAAAAGGATTTTTAAAAAGAGCCGGTACTTTTATATTTGCTTCTACGGTAGTGGTTTGGGCTTTTTTACATATCCCCCCAAATACAAATGTAAAAGATACTGTAGCTGGTAAAATAGGTGGTGCTTTGGTATATGTGTTTAAACCAATAGGTATAGAAGACTGGAGAGCCACCACATCGCTGGTACCAGCTTTTTTGGCAAGAGAGATCATAATAAGTTCTATGGGTGCTATATACTCAGCCTCTGCCAAAGAAGATTATTCAAATTTTAATATAGAAAAGTCTTTTAAAGAACAAATGATATCCCTTGAAAACGCTTTAAAAAACACCGCCATAGCCTTTGTATCCCCTGGGTTTTCAAATGTTTTTACAAAAGAAAGCACTGATTCTTCTACCATAAAAGCCATAAGAGATAGCTTAAGCCCTTACGGAGCTTTATCTTTTATGGTGTTTGTGCTTTTGTATACCTCTTGTATAGCTACGGTGTCTATTTTAAAATCAGAGTTTGGAACAAAATTTGCCATGCTTTTTTTGACATACAGCTTCGTTTTAGGATGGGCGGTAGCTTTTGTGATATATAGACTAAGTATGGTGCTTCATGTTTTTTGA
- a CDS encoding acyltransferase family protein — protein MNSEINGLDGFRAILVFSVMVFHSILIFTPTHIELFQGGFFAVESFFVLSGFFITKSLISKYKSSKTSIEAFKKFIKARILRLTPAFVFLSLIQLLTILILFLKKVYLFTQELFYSSLNLYNIWLLIRHIPYFQKFTQILFYNHFWSLSLEWQFYIVWGILFALLFRINKKYIIILAVIIAALSMVDMYYMARLNEDINRVYYGTDSRFFPFMLGALLAFFEQKIPKHNYMFFITGLTSLALLIFGYFKFNEYSSITYSFVFILVDVLTLIFIVSVLKSPIFDKLMSIKPLHYFGIRSYSLYIWHYPIFTILTLIYKNDILTSIMMGFILTILAADISYTFIEEPFRRWNFDAYKDFKTKFSLVLNSFLIIVTCSYVGFSHTNQQLNQIPQNRYTYAWHPSVNDENSSYKKHENKSNLSNLRVAVIGDSVILDVKPYLERYLPHVYVNGKVSRQFYRVFDVLKRINLNDYNVFVIELGTNGYVRPSDLKRLIKLLSNKKVYLITTKMPDPWQNEVNNLYFEASKKYPNVKVIDWYSFSKDHPEFFWNDKTHLRPYGAKEYAKLIVKNLEH, from the coding sequence ATGAACTCAGAAATTAACGGTTTAGATGGTTTTCGTGCAATTTTGGTGTTTTCTGTGATGGTTTTTCACTCGATACTGATATTTACTCCAACTCATATTGAGCTTTTTCAAGGTGGATTTTTTGCAGTGGAATCTTTTTTTGTTTTATCGGGTTTTTTTATTACAAAGTCTTTGATATCTAAGTACAAATCCAGCAAAACATCCATAGAAGCATTCAAAAAATTCATAAAAGCAAGGATATTAAGACTAACACCTGCTTTTGTTTTTCTTTCTTTAATACAGCTTCTAACTATACTTATTTTATTTCTCAAAAAAGTTTACTTATTTACACAAGAGCTTTTTTACAGTAGTTTAAATCTATACAATATCTGGCTTTTAATAAGACATATTCCTTACTTTCAAAAATTTACACAGATACTATTTTACAATCATTTTTGGTCGCTGTCGTTAGAATGGCAATTTTACATAGTTTGGGGCATTTTGTTTGCACTGCTTTTTAGGATAAACAAGAAATATATCATAATATTGGCTGTAATTATAGCTGCTTTATCAATGGTAGACATGTATTACATGGCAAGGTTAAACGAAGATATAAACAGGGTTTATTATGGAACCGATTCAAGGTTTTTCCCTTTTATGCTTGGAGCTTTACTTGCTTTTTTTGAACAGAAAATCCCAAAACACAATTATATGTTTTTCATAACAGGCTTAACTTCTTTAGCGCTTTTGATATTTGGCTATTTTAAATTTAACGAATACTCTTCAATAACCTATTCTTTTGTTTTTATTTTAGTAGACGTTCTCACTTTAATATTTATAGTATCTGTTTTAAAATCTCCTATATTTGATAAACTTATGTCTATTAAACCACTTCATTATTTTGGAATTAGGAGTTATTCGCTATATATATGGCATTATCCTATTTTTACAATATTGACTCTAATCTATAAAAATGATATACTGACATCTATTATGATGGGATTTATTTTAACTATTTTGGCAGCGGATATATCTTATACTTTTATCGAAGAACCTTTTAGAAGGTGGAATTTTGATGCTTATAAAGATTTTAAAACAAAGTTTAGCTTAGTATTAAACTCCTTTTTAATCATAGTTACTTGTTCTTATGTGGGTTTTTCACATACCAATCAACAATTAAACCAGATACCACAAAATCGTTATACTTACGCATGGCACCCTAGTGTTAATGATGAAAATAGCAGTTACAAAAAGCATGAAAACAAATCTAATTTATCTAACCTGAGGGTTGCAGTCATAGGAGATTCCGTAATCCTCGATGTGAAACCTTATTTAGAACGTTATTTACCTCATGTATATGTAAATGGCAAAGTCAGCAGACAATTCTATAGGGTTTTTGATGTATTAAAACGTATAAACTTAAATGATTACAATGTGTTTGTCATTGAACTTGGAACAAATGGTTATGTTAGACCTAGTGATTTGAAAAGGCTTATAAAATTGCTTTCTAACAAGAAGGTTTATCTCATAACGACGAAAATGCCTGATCCATGGCAAAACGAAGTCAACAATCTATATTTTGAAGCTAGCAAAAAGTATCCTAACGTAAAAGTAATAGATTGGTATAGTTTTAGCAAAGATCATCCTGAATTTTTCTGGAATGACAAAACGCATCTAAGACCCTATGGAGCCAAAGAGTACGCTAAGCTTATAGTAAAAAATTTAGAGCATTAA
- a CDS encoding biliverdin-producing heme oxygenase has protein sequence MGFSKLLREGIWDIHSMADSSTVAQDMQEAKTTFEDMKKITAGLYYIYNTLEDAIEQNKDNPYVSKIYYPELFRREHIVEDLKFYFGENYLEQIYPTVAILLYISRISYVAKHEPMLLIAHAYVRYMGDLSGGQMIKDMIRNALNLQNSEGTRFYEFDKIKDIMEFKRNYRASLDTLDLTDEQIKAIIGEANIAFLYNVNFFREVNRPVPYPDEIEKPYLVRAYEKMKFV, from the coding sequence ATGGGATTTTCTAAGCTTTTAAGAGAAGGAATTTGGGATATACATAGCATGGCGGATAGCTCTACCGTAGCCCAAGATATGCAAGAAGCCAAAACCACGTTTGAGGATATGAAAAAGATAACCGCAGGTCTTTACTATATATACAACACGTTAGAAGATGCCATAGAACAAAACAAAGATAACCCTTACGTATCAAAAATATATTATCCGGAGCTTTTTAGAAGAGAGCATATAGTAGAAGATTTGAAGTTTTACTTTGGAGAGAACTACCTTGAGCAGATATATCCAACGGTAGCCATCTTGCTTTATATATCTAGGATTAGCTATGTAGCAAAACATGAACCTATGCTTCTTATAGCCCATGCTTATGTTAGGTATATGGGGGATTTGTCTGGTGGGCAGATGATAAAAGATATGATAAGAAACGCTTTAAACTTGCAAAACAGTGAGGGCACAAGGTTTTACGAGTTTGATAAAATAAAAGATATAATGGAGTTTAAAAGAAATTACAGAGCTTCTTTGGACACATTAGACTTAACAGACGAGCAGATAAAAGCTATCATAGGAGAGGCTAACATAGCATTCTTGTACAACGTAAACTTCTTTAGAGAGGTGAATAGACCAGTTCCTTACCCGGATGAAATAGAGAAGCCTTATCTTGTAAGGGCTTACGAAAAGATGAAATTCGTATAA
- a CDS encoding NADP-dependent isocitrate dehydrogenase has product MENVCWYDSKISIPKEGSFIKLKADKTLEVPNNPIIPFIQGDGIGPEITPQMIKVINKAMSKAYNGSKVIYWVEVLAGDMAEQKGLERMPKETLELLKQSIVSIKGPLGTPVGKGGKSLNAILRQSMDFYSAIRPVYWMGQPSPIPNPQRVNVAVFRENSDDVYMAIEYMPKTDGFKKVREFFVKEMSVSEDAIPEDAGITVKPMSEFKTKRHVRKAFRYALQNGKKHIAVAGKGNIMKATEGMFMNWAFEVAKEPEFEGKIITEGEPKEGQAKLYKVITDQMLMQLVLNPDYYDVIITQNLNGDYISDLASALVGGPGYVPSGNIGDGYALFESTHGTAYDIAGKGMANPLSITLSGAMMLEYLGFYEAADLVYKAIKSVINQRKGTPDIANGFKKMGVEAISLTTSQFGDAIVDEIDKL; this is encoded by the coding sequence ATGGAAAACGTATGCTGGTACGATTCTAAGATTAGTATACCCAAAGAGGGTTCTTTTATCAAATTAAAAGCCGATAAAACATTGGAAGTACCAAATAACCCCATCATACCTTTTATCCAAGGGGATGGTATAGGCCCTGAAATAACACCTCAGATGATAAAGGTAATCAACAAGGCTATGTCAAAAGCCTACAACGGCTCTAAAGTGATATACTGGGTAGAGGTTTTGGCTGGAGACATGGCAGAGCAAAAAGGCCTTGAGAGGATGCCAAAGGAGACTCTGGAGCTTTTAAAACAAAGTATCGTTAGTATAAAAGGTCCTCTTGGTACACCAGTGGGCAAAGGTGGAAAATCTTTGAATGCCATTTTGCGTCAATCTATGGATTTTTATTCTGCCATAAGACCCGTTTATTGGATGGGCCAGCCATCCCCCATACCAAACCCTCAAAGGGTAAATGTGGCGGTGTTTAGAGAAAACTCCGACGATGTATACATGGCTATAGAGTATATGCCAAAAACAGATGGCTTTAAAAAAGTAAGGGAGTTTTTTGTAAAAGAAATGAGCGTATCAGAAGATGCTATACCAGAAGATGCAGGTATTACGGTAAAGCCAATGTCTGAGTTTAAAACCAAAAGACACGTAAGAAAGGCCTTTAGATACGCTCTTCAAAACGGTAAAAAGCATATAGCGGTAGCGGGTAAAGGTAACATAATGAAAGCCACCGAAGGTATGTTTATGAACTGGGCTTTTGAAGTGGCAAAAGAACCAGAGTTTGAAGGTAAAATAATCACAGAAGGAGAGCCAAAAGAAGGTCAAGCCAAACTCTACAAAGTTATCACAGACCAAATGCTTATGCAACTTGTATTAAACCCAGATTATTACGATGTGATTATCACGCAAAATTTAAACGGCGATTATATCTCTGATTTGGCCTCTGCTTTGGTGGGTGGTCCCGGTTATGTACCCAGTGGTAACATAGGCGATGGCTATGCGCTTTTTGAAAGCACCCATGGTACCGCTTACGATATAGCTGGTAAAGGCATGGCAAACCCACTTTCTATAACGCTTTCTGGCGCTATGATGCTTGAGTATTTAGGCTTTTATGAAGCTGCTGATCTTGTTTATAAAGCTATTAAAAGCGTAATAAACCAAAGAAAAGGTACACCAGATATAGCTAATGGTTTTAAAAAGATGGGCGTAGAAGCTATATCCTTAACTACGTCTCAGTTTGGTGATGCTATCGTTGATGAGATTGATAAACTTTGA
- a CDS encoding OsmC family protein, with translation MKLTVRQKEDFHFVGKGESGIEVPIDAAGYVGGKGRGVRPPELLFHSIAGCMGIHVYEALHKAGKHVEDIVVNTDSERKDTYPKVFTKIYLDFTIKGKDLSEQDVKEAIETALNKTCSIAYMINQVAPISYTFKIEKG, from the coding sequence ATGAAGCTTACCGTAAGGCAAAAGGAAGATTTTCATTTTGTGGGTAAAGGGGAATCTGGCATAGAAGTCCCCATAGATGCCGCTGGTTATGTAGGTGGTAAAGGAAGAGGTGTAAGGCCTCCAGAACTTTTGTTTCACTCTATAGCTGGGTGTATGGGTATTCATGTATACGAAGCTCTTCATAAAGCCGGTAAACACGTAGAAGACATTGTTGTAAACACAGACAGTGAGAGAAAAGACACGTATCCAAAAGTCTTTACAAAAATTTATTTGGATTTTACGATAAAAGGTAAAGACCTCTCAGAGCAAGATGTAAAAGAGGCTATAGAGACAGCTCTTAACAAAACCTGCAGTATAGCTTATATGATAAACCAAGTAGCACCTATATCTTATACTTTCAAAATAGAAAAGGGGTAA
- the accC gene encoding acetyl-CoA carboxylase biotin carboxylase subunit — MFKKILVANRGEIACRIIRAAKELDIPTVAIYSEVEPTARHVKMADEAYMIGANPLDTYLNAQLIVDLAKSVGADAIHPGYGFLAENEGFAELCEKNGITFIGPSAEVIALMGDKARSKEVMKKAGVPTVPGSDGILKSVEEAIEIAKEIGYPVLLKASAGGGGRGIRICKDEEELKRNYEAAYSEAQKAFGRGDLLLEKYIQNPKHIEFQVLGDKYGNVIHLGERDCSVQRRNQKLIEIAPSLVLNEAKRKHYGEIVAKAAKEIGYYSAGTMEFVSDLEGNIYFIEMNTRIQVEHPVTERVTGVDIVKEQIKIAAGHKLEIKQEDVTFNGYAIECRINAEDPKKNFAPSIGTIERYYVPGGFGIRIESAASVGYEVTPYYDSLIAKLICWGRTWEEALSRTKAALDTYEIKGVKTTIPLLKKIVEEKDFRNGYFTTKYLEEHQEVFNYEEPKDKEDFVAFISAAIASYHGL; from the coding sequence ATGTTTAAAAAGATATTGGTGGCAAACAGAGGTGAAATAGCTTGTAGAATTATAAGAGCTGCAAAAGAACTTGATATACCCACAGTAGCAATATACTCTGAAGTAGAGCCTACCGCCAGACACGTGAAGATGGCAGATGAAGCTTATATGATAGGTGCAAATCCTCTTGACACATACCTAAACGCTCAACTCATAGTGGATTTGGCAAAGTCTGTGGGGGCAGATGCCATACATCCAGGATATGGGTTTTTGGCAGAAAACGAAGGATTTGCAGAGCTTTGTGAAAAAAATGGTATAACCTTTATAGGTCCTTCTGCCGAAGTAATAGCCCTTATGGGTGATAAGGCAAGATCCAAAGAGGTGATGAAAAAAGCGGGTGTTCCTACGGTGCCCGGAAGCGATGGCATATTAAAATCTGTAGAAGAGGCTATTGAAATAGCAAAAGAAATAGGGTATCCGGTGCTTTTAAAAGCCTCAGCTGGAGGTGGTGGTAGAGGTATTAGAATATGTAAAGACGAAGAAGAGCTTAAAAGAAACTATGAAGCCGCTTACTCTGAGGCTCAAAAAGCCTTTGGAAGAGGTGATTTGCTTTTAGAAAAATACATTCAAAATCCAAAACACATAGAGTTTCAAGTATTAGGTGATAAATATGGAAACGTTATACATTTAGGGGAAAGGGATTGTTCTGTCCAAAGAAGAAATCAAAAACTTATAGAAATAGCTCCTTCTTTGGTACTAAACGAAGCAAAGAGAAAGCACTACGGTGAAATAGTGGCAAAAGCTGCAAAAGAGATAGGTTATTACAGCGCCGGTACCATGGAATTTGTATCTGACTTAGAAGGTAACATATACTTTATAGAGATGAATACCCGTATTCAAGTGGAACACCCTGTAACAGAAAGAGTGACCGGTGTTGATATAGTAAAAGAGCAAATAAAGATAGCCGCAGGTCATAAGCTTGAGATAAAACAAGAGGATGTAACCTTCAACGGATACGCTATAGAATGTCGTATAAATGCAGAAGATCCAAAGAAAAACTTTGCTCCAAGCATAGGTACTATAGAGCGTTATTACGTACCTGGTGGTTTTGGTATTAGGATAGAAAGTGCGGCTTCTGTAGGTTACGAAGTTACGCCATATTATGACTCTTTGATAGCAAAACTTATATGCTGGGGTAGAACTTGGGAAGAGGCACTCTCAAGGACAAAGGCAGCTTTAGACACTTATGAGATAAAGGGTGTTAAAACCACGATACCTCTTCTTAAGAAGATTGTAGAAGAAAAAGATTTTAGAAATGGATACTTTACCACCAAGTATTTGGAAGAGCACCAAGAGGTGTTTAATTACGAAGAGCCAAAAGACAAAGAAGATTTTGTAGCTTTTATAAGTGCAGCTATAGCTTCATATCACGGGTTATAA
- a CDS encoding pyruvate/oxaloacetate carboxyltransferase codes for MKLIEQMLQEQNLEVAPPKKILITDLTPRDGQQCKLATRVRTDDLLPLCEKMDKAGFYAVEVWGGATYDVCLRYLKEDPWERLRRIKEVMPNTKLQMLFRGQNIVGYKPKSDKVVKKFVEKAIKNGITVFRVFDSLNDNRNIEVACKAIKEFGGEVHAEISYTKSPVHTLEKWMSYADELIDLEPDWISFKDATGILMPLDTYNIIRGIKKKVGDKIKVLLHNHDMSGTAIMNHMMAVLAGVDMLDTVLSPLAFGSSHPATESVVAALQGTPYDTGIDLKILDELAEITRQIKRKYRKYETEYAGVNAKVLIHKIPGGMISNMVAQLIEANAADKMEEALEEVPHVEADLGYPPLLTPSSQIVGVQAVLNVITGERYKTITKEVRDYVEGKYGRPPGPIAKELVEKILGPGKEPKFDIRAGDLADPNDWDKAVQELGPLAKSEEDILLYVLFPMQAMEFLKARENGELTPDIAIDTTDIVETKPGTVENAAPVEFDITYHGDKFKVKVEGVAPSQEPGKPKKYYIRVNGKLEEIQLYPIAEALVSGQAKQSGAAQSSGSTRPRPEKEGDAVPPMPGKVSKILVKEGDKVEKGQTVAIVEAMKMENEIHAPISGIVKGIYAQPGENITPDEVIVRIEPA; via the coding sequence ATGAAACTTATCGAACAAATGTTGCAAGAACAAAACCTTGAAGTGGCACCACCAAAGAAAATTCTCATTACAGACCTTACACCAAGAGATGGTCAACAGTGTAAGCTTGCCACGAGGGTAAGAACCGATGATTTGCTTCCTCTTTGTGAAAAGATGGATAAAGCTGGTTTTTACGCTGTAGAAGTATGGGGAGGCGCCACTTACGACGTTTGTCTTAGATATCTAAAAGAAGATCCGTGGGAAAGATTAAGACGTATAAAAGAAGTGATGCCCAACACAAAACTTCAAATGCTTTTTAGAGGCCAAAATATAGTAGGCTATAAACCAAAATCTGATAAAGTCGTCAAAAAGTTTGTAGAAAAAGCCATAAAAAACGGCATAACGGTGTTTAGGGTATTTGACTCTTTAAACGACAACAGAAACATCGAAGTGGCTTGCAAAGCTATAAAAGAGTTTGGTGGTGAAGTGCACGCTGAGATTAGCTATACCAAAAGCCCAGTTCATACGCTTGAAAAATGGATGTCTTACGCCGATGAGCTAATAGATTTAGAACCAGATTGGATATCTTTCAAAGATGCTACAGGTATACTAATGCCACTGGATACCTACAACATTATAAGAGGTATAAAGAAAAAAGTCGGCGATAAGATAAAAGTGCTTCTTCACAACCACGATATGAGTGGTACCGCCATTATGAACCATATGATGGCAGTGTTGGCTGGTGTTGATATGCTTGATACTGTTTTATCGCCACTGGCTTTTGGTTCATCGCACCCAGCCACAGAGAGCGTAGTAGCAGCCCTACAAGGTACGCCGTACGACACTGGTATAGATCTTAAAATCTTGGACGAGCTTGCTGAAATCACAAGACAAATAAAGAGAAAATATAGAAAATATGAAACTGAGTACGCTGGGGTCAATGCAAAAGTGCTTATACACAAAATACCTGGTGGTATGATATCAAATATGGTGGCCCAGCTAATAGAAGCAAACGCTGCAGATAAGATGGAAGAGGCTTTGGAAGAAGTACCTCACGTAGAAGCAGATCTTGGTTATCCACCACTTCTTACTCCATCTTCTCAGATAGTAGGTGTGCAAGCAGTTTTAAATGTCATCACCGGTGAAAGATATAAAACCATCACAAAAGAAGTTAGAGATTATGTAGAAGGCAAATACGGAAGACCACCAGGTCCAATAGCCAAAGAGCTTGTGGAAAAGATATTAGGACCTGGAAAAGAGCCTAAGTTTGATATAAGGGCTGGTGATTTAGCAGATCCAAACGATTGGGATAAGGCTGTGCAAGAGCTTGGTCCTTTAGCAAAGTCTGAAGAAGATATACTTCTTTACGTACTATTCCCAATGCAGGCTATGGAGTTTTTAAAAGCCAGAGAAAACGGCGAGCTAACCCCCGATATAGCCATAGATACCACTGATATAGTGGAAACGAAACCAGGTACCGTTGAAAACGCAGCACCAGTGGAGTTTGATATTACTTATCACGGTGATAAATTTAAAGTCAAAGTAGAAGGTGTAGCTCCAAGTCAAGAGCCTGGAAAACCTAAAAAATATTACATAAGAGTGAACGGAAAGCTTGAAGAGATACAGCTTTATCCTATAGCAGAAGCTCTTGTTTCTGGTCAGGCTAAACAAAGTGGAGCTGCTCAAAGCTCTGGTAGTACAAGACCAAGACCAGAGAAAGAAGGCGATGCAGTACCACCTATGCCGGGCAAAGTTTCAAAAATTTTAGTAAAAGAAGGGGACAAGGTAGAAAAAGGTCAAACGGTGGCTATAGTAGAAGCTATGAAGATGGAAAACGAAATACATGCACCTATAAGCGGTATTGTAAAGGGAATATACGCTCAACCCGGTGAGAATATTACACCTGACGAAGTTATCGTAAGGATAGAACCAGCTTAA